CGAAGACTAATAAAAAAGACAATGGTGGTTGAAGATGAATCGAAGAAGTGTTTGTTTACCTATATAGTTATACTGCCTCCGCTTTCTTTCTTGGATATCTGGTCCAAGTCTCTGCAGCCAAAGAACAAACACTTAATTGTCAGTAGCACAAAGAAAAACCCATGTGTAAATCAAGTAAAAGAACGTAAAAAACTAACCAATAAAGCCAATGTAAAGAAACACCTTAACAAGCATTAGAGCATCTAACACATCTTCGTCCAGAGAAGCCACTTTACCATCCCCAATAAACcgcaaaaagaaaattgaaaattttaaactttatttggCAAAATCTCATGGagtcaattttagtaataaaatgaaACTGGGATTGTACTTAAGGATATGTTTTATTTGACAAGTGGAGAAGGTGGCAAGTTTCATGTCCCAATGGACAGCGTGCTTGGCCTCTAGCTCGTGCTTCTTCTGATTGAGGCTTTTCTTTAGCTTGGATCGAAGCATGGGTTGACAAATCGATAAAACACACAACTCATGCTTTGATTTATCTTCAATCGTGATTGTCATCTTTGATTCCCCTTGGGCTGGGAGGTAAGAGGGGGCATCAATAAAGAAGACAATATGAAAGGTTGATCAGTTGGAGAaaggtcataaaaaaaaaaagaaaatgaataaaatttaaaaaggaaaatataaatttttgaaacagaattgattaatttttaaaattaagatagaaaaaatgaaataaaattttaattttttaatattatttattaaataataattatattttaatattaaaaaattttattaattttaattattgatatataaatatttaaaattttaaaatccaGTAAGCCTAAACTTggatgaaaataagtcttttagcgtTGATACAATTATTAAACAAAACGTATGGTCTAAAATTAATCACACAAAATATAGATGTAAAATGATGGGACACTGCCGTCCGCGGCATCCTTTGTTgtactttataaaaaaaaaaaaaacctaaggcCTTTTAAGTGTTCAGGTCACTCCGACTCCTACTCACAAAGCAGAAAATGGAGACAAAGCCTACAGAGATCAGTAGCTCTAAGATGTTCGGTGGTTTCAACAAAAGATATAAACATTTCAGCCCAACAATGGGCTGTTCCATGACTTTCCACATCTATTTCCCTCCTTCTCCCTCTCCTTCTCACAAATTCCctgtaactatttttttttctctttttctgttAATCTCATGCATTCAGGCTCACCCATACGATGTTTTCACTTAATATTTAATCTCCAATATGAAACGCTTGAACTTGGCTCTTTTATCCTTTAAAATCGGTTAGGGTTTTACTGTTCTCAAATGGGTTTTATTGTTGTTGTGAAAACtgaaaatgtataatatttatatgtccCTTAATTAATATTCGGATCAATTATTTCAATTACTAGTatttgcttaatttttcttatttttttaattgaaattcataattttgtgaACTTGATATCTCATAAGCGTCAATTATTGATGATCGGTGCTATTATCTATTTGGGACTTTCAGTTAAGTTTTCTTTTGGGGTTTTTTCACATGGATTGCTTGACTTCTATATTAAGCTGGTTGTGATTGGTTCACCGGTTGTATAGCGTCTGTATTCTTGGAATttactctttatttttcttctattttgaaaatttggtctACTTTTATACTCTTTTCAACGGTAATATATCCTACTTTTAGGTGTATATGGTTAAATGAGAACTCTCGTCTTACAGATCCGGAGAGACGAAAGATAAAATGTGTTaatctattttgatttatttaaattgttatctAGATTAAAAATGCGTGGAAGCACATTCTGGTGTGTTggtttttatgatattatattctAATCCTATTGCTTTCATTGATGATTAGGTACTTTACTGGCTCTCAGGGCTTACCTGCACCGATGAGAACTTTATTATTAAGTCAGGAGCTCAGCGTGCTGCTTCAGCTGAGGGTGTTGCTCTTGTTGCCCCTGATACATCTCCAAGTCAGTCTTCACTCCCTAAGTCATTTGCTTTTTTAAAAGCAGTTCCACTACTATTCAATCCTATTGTTCATTTGTAGATTCCCAATTTGGTTGCAATTATATTCTTCCCTGTTTTTCCTTTATTTCAATTTGTGATGTGGATCAGCTTTAGCTTGTTTGTGCTCTATTCAAGTGGGAATACCCAAATGCTCTGTCCAAGTATTCTGGTCATTAAAAAAGtgtgattatattataaaagttCAACGTCCCCAGCATAATTCATAACTTTTTCCACTATTAAATATTGTCTCTTTTTTAGCATGAATGGagctttatgaaatttttttggttttaatgtAAATCAACCGTTAATTCTGAAGGCTTTAAATTCCCTTGTTCTGTTCTCCAGCTAAGTATTGTTTGAAGGGCAAGTGAACCATATAAAGCCTCTAAATTTGTTTGTTATCAGTCCATTGCAGAATTGGCCAAGATAGCCTCAAAATTTTGATCATCTAGCCATCTATcctaataagaaaattatagagGAAAATTAAAACATCTTTGTTAGGATGTTTTGTTGCACACTTATATTAATGTTGTTAACTCTGCTTAAGTTCTCTTCTTGTGGTCATTTGTGCTGCCTCTCATCGGTATTGACTTCATATGATTATTGATTGTTCTGCAGGAGGCCTGAATGTGGAAGGAGAGGCAGATAGCTGGGATTTTGGTGTAGGTATGCATTATGGGGCTTAAAATCTTTTACTTTTTGACTTTATATTTATCCGTACTTAGGGCTTTATTGTCtaattgttattgattttaatagaatggtttgatttacatgtgaataatttatctcaacTTGGGATACCACCATAATAACAAATATGGCGTGATTTATCTTTTTGATTTGCAATATCAACGACCCTAATATGAAATTATCCTTCTTTACCCTGCTCTAATTGCTTGCTGTTATAAGTTGGacttgatacattttttttcaacttcgAACTCttagagaagagaagaaagaaagaaagaacaaaaaaggTTTGGAGCATGGTCTTGGTTCCTGTTTGTGCTCAGGCATGAGGGGAACCTGTGAAGCAGCATTATTTCTtccataaaaaatttacaatgagCTTACATGTGCACTAATTTCTGTTATTCTTCTTTTCAATCAATCATACTTCCTAATGCTTGTTAACATGGCCAAGCTTATTATTAAGGATCAAGCTTTTGAGTTGCAATTTTTGGAGCTCAgtgatatttttctctttttgtttgtttgttttgttcaaATAGGTGCTGGATTTTATCTTAATGCTACACAGGAGAAGTGGAAAAACTGGCGTATGTATGATTATGTTGTCAAGGAGTTGCCCAAACTCCTGAGTGAAAATTTTCCGCTGCTTGATACATCCAAATCATCCATATCTGGTCACTCTATGGGTGGGCATGGTGCTTTGACAATCTATCTGAAAAACCTTGACAAGTACAAGGTTGTTGATTCTGATATTTTTGTCCTATGACCAAGGAGATTTTAGATTCAGTATTTATCACCATACAGTAGTTCTGCAATTTGTTTTAGTTGATCTTTTGGAATCATAATGTTGGATGCAAGTAGATTATCTCACTTTAGTTTTCATATGGATGGACTGTAATTGATAGTTTATCATTCTGAGATCACACCTTCATGTTACTCCGGTTGTCAATTcacttgtttttgtttattgatctttttcagTCAGTATCTGCCTTTGCACCTATTGCCAATCCTATAAACTGTCCCTGGGGCCAGAAGGCTTTCACAAATTATCTTGGTAGCAATAAAGCTGAGTGGGAGGTAAGGTTCTGAGTGCTGTGAGCATTACACAAGGTGCTTTAATTGTGATTAATGAAATTTTGGAAATGCAGGAATATGATGCCACTTCCCTTGTTTTGAAGAACGTCAATGTGTCTGCTACCATTTTGATTGATCAGGTAAGGCTGTGATGTCTTCCATTTCAAAGTTCACTAGGCATGATACAGAAGGTTGTCTGTTTGAAACTTCTATTCATAGCCTAAagtcttatatatttatttatttttttaacttttgctATGCTCTCTTGATATATCTTCAGATACAGTATCTTCTCCTGAACTCGGGAAAGTCAAGATCCCTGTGTTTCCTCCCGGCTTTCATATAACTTCACTCATCTTGTAATCTGCTAATTGAACTTGTGCAGGGAGAGGATGACAAATTTGTGCAGGAGCAGCTATTGCCACACAAGTTTGAGGAAGCATGCAGGAGTGCTAAGGTTCCTCTCTTATTGCGACTACAGCCTGGTTATGATCATTCATACTTTTTCATTTCCACATTCATTGATGATCACATCCGCCATCATGCTCAAGCTCTTAATATGTAATTGCATGAGTTCATGTTATTTTGAGAATCTGGAGCTCTAGATGCTATGCTGAGGAAGCATGGACTATTTGCCTCTATTGCGtttattttgtgtgtgtgtgtgtgtgtgttagtGCTTTTGGAAAATGTGAAATGAGTATTCTTCAATACACATAGTTGTGTATTGAGATAATGATATCatattacaatatttatttattattagccAAAATGCTATGACCAAAACAGACTGGTTTCGACAAACCAGGGATGcaacaatcaaattaatttgaaacgTGCTTAACAAACTAATTGCTCTTTATTCTTCCCGTAGCATATCCACAGCAAGGGAAAGTAATGTGTATTATGGTATTGAATtactttgattttgttttctaataaaaatctcatttatcgtAACCAATATATTATTTCTAGTGAGTAGAGATTTGGTTAATGAAAGTAAAAAGAATGGTCAAATATTGATCAGTTTAGATGAACCACTTATCAGTGCCGATTAATGGAggtcaaatattaaaattatatggtAATGTTGATTCattagcatatatatatatatatatatatatattgcctCTTTTTGACTGCATATTCAAGGTGGGGTGCATAGGGTTTAACTTAACATGATCAGATGGGAAGTGAGGGAGGCTGAGTTGCTGCTGTTGAGTGTAATTGGTATACGGCCTTGCCTTTCATCATCCCACACCAACACATTATTAATATTGTCGTATTCAATTGCAGGTTGATGTAGGCGGACCATAATTCTATCAATATAATCATGTCAATTaggtatacagataatatgttattatgtgataaagtaattttatattaaaaatgaaataacatataatcatataagaatatattatctgtatatttaattatgtacttatatatatatatatatatatatatagtattactctaattCTATACCTTTATTTTGCATAGTCCTCATCTCTTACACACATCATATACGACCACCgacattaatgattaaaattgtaACACTCCTTGACAACAGgctcaagaaattcaaaatcacagaCAAATCTAACCTAATCCTTCAGTGATATTAAAAGTAGCCAAAcggagaaaaaaataagaaacatcATTGCAACCTTGAGGTTATCATAACTTGCAAACGCAACCACCATTAACTTGACCAGATCCAACTGAATTACTCAGGGCACTGGAGAATTCTTCTGATCTAAGCCTGTCTGTcaaaatcattatatttaataatgatatgtctAGATTTTTCTTGTTGTGTTCCTTATTAAGCTAAGCGTGATATGATATCCATAGGTCGTTAACAACCATGAGTAGTTTAATTAAGTGATTATGCTAGTGATCTTCTCAAATAAGGTCTAAGATTCGATTTTCTAGAGATACAAATCTGGCAATAAACAAGTTTTTTGCTTTCAAAAGATAACTACCTTTAGTATAAGCTCCAGTTTAAAGTTGAATTTCTTAAAGCAAATTTGGGTGTAACCCTTAAAAAGTAACAAACAGTAAAGTCTACCAAACACAATCCTATCAAAATACAAGTATGAAATGTCAAAACCTCCATCCTAtatagggttggactcgaaccgagcATGCTTGAGCTTGGCTCGgacgagcccgaaacgagccggccCTAGtcgagttcaagctcgagctcgagctactcgccagattttctaattaaaaattttaatacaaaacgacatcgtttgaaccaatatgtattaaaatgatgtcgttttaataacgaaaaacgagccgaattagattcgaaccgagctcgagtttggctttcacgagctcgacGAGCTTGAACTCGAATTCGAGTTCAACTATATGTGAACCAAgctgagctcaaactcaagcgagctcgagctcgatttggctcgaatccagctCTAATCCTATACCACACCTTCATCTCTAGTATTCATTATATCTTCCCAAGATGCATCACCTTCAACATCCAACTGTATAGGAACCTAGTTATCTTCGAGCAAACTGCTAATACACAACTCCAGTGCAAGTTCATGAGACTAAAATATTCATCACAAACTCTTAATACGAAAATGAAAATGTAGCAAAATAAGGGAATACTCAAATTTGGCTAATATAAGAGGCCAAGGCTCTCCACAAAAACAAAGTCtcaatacaaattttttcaaaataattctCTCTCCTCATACCCTTTTACATTTGCTATTTTAtgcaaaatttcataattgaCTATTCGTTCTCTCCACTCACAATTTGCCACATATCACATTTGAATTGCTGAAATTGAAGATTCTGGATCACTCTAGTTGTATTTCTCTTGTATTCCCCTCCTTTGGTCTTGCCAGCATAAAGGTTTCTATCATTCCCTCCCCACTCAATCTCAGCTTTTCCTCaagatgaaaattaaaaacaactCTTCAACAACCATTCACAACCAATGCACACCTAAGTCAAGCAAACCCTCTCTAATTTCAATCAAGCCATTTCCAGTAGTTGAATATCTTGCACTACCCAAATGCATGGAAACCATGGCTCCTAGAGCATCAATATTAGCAGAAAGCTCAACGTCCCAATTATCCACAACATgcacataaaaaattttgagtagCTACCTAGGTGGTGCAACAAAATTGGGTTGGTTTTTAAAGGAGTGAACAAGTTGTATAAAGGGGAATTTTATTTGGAGTGATTTAAGGTGATGGGCTAGGTTGGTTGGACTTGATTTAAGGTGTCTTTAGAGTTGGATGAGAGAGTTTGGGATAGGATGTATTACATCTGAGTTGATGTAAGCCCATTAGGTTTTGGGTCGGGCTTAGGTTTGGGTTATTATTGGAAGATTTTGAGTTGGAAATAAGATGAATTAGGTTGTGTTTGGCTAGGTTGTGGAGAGGGATTTAATTGGTTTGAGATTTAATAAGTATGATAGAAATTGGGTTAGGTGTTGAATAATAATTGGGTTGGGGTGACATGGGTTTTTGTTAGGATATTTTGGGTTTGGTTGCTAAGCATTAGGCCATCCCAATTTGGGTCAGGCCTAGTAGTTGGGCTTGATTTTGAATGGATTAAGAGATGCTTTGTGTTGGAATCATTGGGTGTGGGTGTGATTAGGTATTGGATTATTGGGCTAGGGTTAATAATAGTAgatttgggtttagggttttggtaaGTTGGGTATAGGCAGTTGAATATTGGATTGGGTTTAGAAATGTT
The genomic region above belongs to Mangifera indica cultivar Alphonso chromosome 15, CATAS_Mindica_2.1, whole genome shotgun sequence and contains:
- the LOC123198424 gene encoding S-formylglutathione hydrolase; the encoded protein is METKPTEISSSKMFGGFNKRYKHFSPTMGCSMTFHIYFPPSPSPSHKFPVLYWLSGLTCTDENFIIKSGAQRAASAEGVALVAPDTSPRGLNVEGEADSWDFGVGAGFYLNATQEKWKNWRMYDYVVKELPKLLSENFPLLDTSKSSISGHSMGGHGALTIYLKNLDKYKSVSAFAPIANPINCPWGQKAFTNYLGSNKAEWEEYDATSLVLKNVNVSATILIDQGEDDKFVQEQLLPHKFEEACRSAKVPLLLRLQPGYDHSYFFISTFIDDHIRHHAQALNM